The Methylomicrobium agile genome has a segment encoding these proteins:
- a CDS encoding efflux RND transporter periplasmic adaptor subunit, with translation MNHPFLPRFGRRVFFYGCCIVIAAAFLLMMASGRPGHADQNAADNTAVVKLAGPRTVAVRAGSLLEQKLDISTVPKDQITTPLLLATGSVVAHLAPGSNPSEDRWQFNSIELSGVYADWQRARAEKEFNIKRLEKIRELTAAQTQSQKLVVDRLRKLVATGTEAIRDLTAAEANLLQVQLEGQKAVYEAETALTVATRNRAALERTLLQDGVDPSLLENAASGTSLIKADVPELKINLVAVGQACVTKFYGLPGQSFIGKVKSLAPALSAEQHTLRVFFELPDPDNKFKPGMYAEIGLGTDPRMAVLVPSDAVLHSRNADFVFIGAGPGLWKITEVQVGESIGDRVEILQGLQGGEKIIGNGAILLKPMLVQALLNEDIAKEMQPEGVKE, from the coding sequence ATGAACCATCCTTTTTTACCCCGTTTCGGCAGGCGTGTGTTTTTTTACGGTTGCTGCATCGTCATCGCCGCGGCCTTTTTGTTGATGATGGCTTCCGGGCGTCCCGGCCATGCCGATCAGAACGCCGCCGACAACACGGCGGTAGTAAAGCTGGCCGGTCCTAGGACCGTTGCCGTCAGGGCGGGCAGCCTTCTCGAACAAAAGCTGGATATTTCGACCGTTCCGAAGGATCAGATCACCACCCCGCTGTTGCTGGCGACGGGTTCCGTCGTCGCCCATTTGGCACCGGGCTCCAACCCGAGCGAAGATCGCTGGCAGTTCAACAGCATCGAGCTTTCGGGAGTCTATGCGGACTGGCAGCGCGCACGGGCGGAAAAGGAATTCAATATCAAACGGCTGGAAAAGATCCGCGAATTGACCGCCGCACAGACTCAGTCACAAAAACTGGTGGTGGACCGTTTACGCAAACTGGTCGCGACCGGCACCGAAGCGATCCGCGATCTGACTGCCGCGGAGGCGAATCTGTTGCAAGTGCAACTGGAAGGCCAGAAGGCAGTCTACGAGGCCGAGACCGCGTTGACGGTCGCGACGCGCAACCGCGCGGCGCTGGAAAGAACTTTGCTGCAGGACGGCGTCGATCCTTCGTTGCTGGAAAACGCCGCTTCCGGCACGTCGTTGATCAAGGCGGATGTTCCGGAATTGAAGATCAATTTGGTTGCGGTGGGGCAGGCCTGCGTGACCAAATTTTATGGCTTGCCGGGACAGTCCTTCATCGGCAAAGTCAAGAGTCTGGCTCCGGCTTTGTCGGCGGAACAGCATACTTTGCGGGTGTTCTTCGAGCTGCCGGATCCGGATAATAAATTCAAGCCGGGCATGTACGCGGAAATCGGCCTCGGCACCGATCCCCGGATGGCGGTTCTGGTGCCGTCGGATGCGGTTTTGCACAGCCGGAACGCCGATTTTGTGTTCATAGGCGCTGGTCCGGGATTATGGAAAATCACTGAAGTTCAGGTCGGGGAAAGCATCGGCGACCGGGTCGAAATTCTGCAGGGCCTGCAGGGCGGCGAAAAAATCATCGGCAATGGCGCGATCCTGTTGAAACCGATGCTGGTGCAGGCGCTGCTGAATGAGGATATTGCTAAGGAAATGCAGCCCGAGGGTGTGAAGGAATGA
- a CDS encoding efflux RND transporter permease subunit — MIPRLLNNAMHHRLIVLGIAVIITLLGLWSFSRMQIDAYPDISAQMVQVITTYPGRAPEEVERQVTVPIEIQMRNVPRVDTIRSRTIFGLSVVQLIFEEGVEGYWARQRVQEKLTGLDLPDGASAELGPLATAYGEILRYELVSDGRYDLIELRSINDWIVIPHLLRASGVADVSNFGGYEKQYAVLMNPAQLQRFGLSLSDVVEAIRTNNESAGGSVLSRGSMSFVIRGRGALQSVEEIGNIFIKSHGGTPIYVRDVADVEIDSKVPSGILSKNRNDATIEGIVLMRRGENPSTVLNHVKDVITVLNQVDLPQGVQVVPFYDRSMLVDSTLHTVSHSVLLGISLVTVVLLFFLGRPSLALLVALTIPFSLLFALVLMNAMGIPIGLLSIGAIDFGIIVDGAVIMAENIAHRMHEATLQQSRTGAAKTVLDASLEVERPVFFSILMIVGAFLPLLTLTHIEGLLFRPMALTILFALFGAMLFALFVVPVLASYLFRHGYRDWENPLLRWLYPRYSMLLETLMRRRWPTVMAAATVLVVSLVSVVPRLGTEFLPYMDEGVAWVRANFPEGTALQQTSKFGQRLRQIALEFPDIDFIVVQAGRSDSGTDPFPPSRIEMLISPKPRDRWVQFSSKQELLAALGNRFRAEFPTTRFNFTQPIIDSVTEDANGTSANLAVEFSGADSDVLLRLAQKTKELLARVPGAEDVSIEQEGPQPQLVIKPDRFLCARYNVSIEDVNRLIDVAVGGSPIGHLFEGERRIDIVARFAKEYLSSPAAIGRLPVYNTEGIPIPLAQVAHIDIVDGQTIIARGDGRRRLTVRTDIVNRDQGGFVAEAKNLFAKEITVPSGYRAAWLGMFENLERAAQHFTILVPMSIGVIFMLLLATFGSLRAALILLFAIPFAFVGGVAALYLRDMHLNVSSGVGFAAVFGVSIMNGVLIVRTITELRMNGAALEAAIIQGSVRCVRPILIASLVAILGLVPASLATGLGSDVQRPLATVIVWGLFSATVMTVLLVPVLYRLFEPPINLPTKEELELDKD, encoded by the coding sequence ATGATCCCGCGCCTGTTGAACAATGCGATGCACCATCGCCTGATCGTGCTGGGCATCGCGGTGATTATTACGCTATTGGGGCTGTGGTCTTTTTCCAGGATGCAGATCGATGCCTATCCCGACATCTCGGCGCAAATGGTGCAGGTAATCACGACCTACCCGGGAAGGGCGCCCGAAGAGGTCGAACGCCAGGTCACGGTGCCGATCGAAATTCAGATGCGTAACGTGCCGCGCGTCGATACGATCCGTTCGCGCACCATCTTCGGTTTGTCGGTCGTGCAGTTGATTTTCGAAGAGGGCGTCGAAGGATACTGGGCCAGGCAGCGGGTCCAGGAAAAACTGACCGGTCTCGATTTGCCCGACGGCGCCTCGGCCGAATTGGGGCCCTTGGCGACCGCTTACGGCGAAATCCTGCGTTATGAGCTGGTTTCGGACGGGCGCTACGATCTGATTGAACTGCGTTCGATCAATGACTGGATCGTGATACCGCATTTATTGCGCGCTTCCGGCGTCGCCGACGTGAGCAATTTCGGCGGTTACGAAAAACAGTACGCCGTGCTGATGAATCCGGCGCAATTGCAGCGTTTCGGCCTGTCTTTGAGCGATGTGGTCGAGGCGATCCGGACCAACAACGAAAGCGCCGGCGGCAGCGTGCTGTCGCGCGGCAGCATGTCTTTCGTCATCAGGGGACGCGGTGCGCTGCAAAGCGTCGAGGAAATCGGCAATATCTTCATCAAATCGCATGGCGGTACGCCGATCTATGTGCGCGACGTGGCCGATGTCGAGATCGATTCGAAAGTGCCTTCCGGGATTCTCAGCAAAAACCGCAACGATGCGACGATCGAAGGCATTGTGCTGATGCGGCGGGGCGAAAACCCTTCGACCGTGCTGAACCACGTCAAGGACGTCATTACGGTGCTGAACCAGGTCGATCTGCCGCAGGGCGTGCAGGTGGTGCCATTCTACGACCGTTCGATGCTGGTCGACAGCACCCTGCATACGGTCAGCCACAGCGTCTTGCTCGGTATTTCGCTGGTGACGGTGGTGCTGCTGTTTTTTCTGGGACGCCCCTCCCTGGCCCTGCTCGTCGCCTTGACGATTCCGTTTTCGCTGTTGTTCGCGCTGGTGCTGATGAATGCGATGGGCATTCCTATCGGCCTGCTCTCGATCGGGGCGATCGACTTCGGCATCATCGTCGACGGCGCGGTGATCATGGCGGAAAATATCGCCCATCGCATGCACGAGGCGACGCTGCAACAAAGCCGGACCGGCGCCGCCAAAACGGTGCTCGATGCGTCTCTGGAGGTCGAACGCCCGGTGTTTTTTTCGATCCTGATGATTGTCGGCGCCTTTTTGCCGTTGCTGACATTGACGCACATCGAAGGCTTGCTGTTCCGGCCGATGGCGTTGACGATCTTGTTCGCGCTGTTCGGCGCGATGCTGTTTGCGCTGTTCGTGGTGCCGGTTCTGGCCAGTTATCTGTTTCGGCACGGTTACCGGGATTGGGAAAATCCGCTGCTGAGGTGGCTTTATCCGCGCTACTCCATGCTGCTCGAAACCTTGATGCGCCGCCGCTGGCCTACCGTAATGGCCGCCGCAACCGTGCTGGTGGTCAGTTTGGTGTCCGTCGTGCCGCGCCTCGGCACCGAATTTCTGCCTTACATGGACGAGGGCGTCGCCTGGGTGCGGGCGAATTTTCCGGAAGGCACCGCCTTGCAGCAGACGTCCAAATTCGGGCAGCGGCTGCGGCAGATTGCGCTCGAGTTTCCCGATATCGATTTCATCGTCGTGCAGGCGGGACGCAGCGACAGCGGCACCGATCCTTTTCCGCCCAGCCGGATAGAGATGCTGATCAGTCCCAAGCCGCGCGATCGGTGGGTGCAATTTTCAAGCAAGCAGGAACTTCTGGCCGCGCTGGGAAACCGTTTTCGCGCCGAGTTTCCGACCACGCGCTTCAACTTTACCCAGCCTATCATCGACAGCGTGACCGAGGATGCGAACGGCACCTCGGCGAATCTGGCCGTGGAGTTTTCAGGCGCCGATTCGGATGTGCTGTTGCGCCTCGCCCAAAAAACCAAGGAGTTGCTGGCGAGGGTGCCGGGTGCGGAAGACGTCAGCATCGAACAGGAAGGCCCTCAGCCGCAATTGGTGATCAAGCCGGATCGTTTCCTGTGCGCGCGTTACAATGTCAGCATCGAGGATGTGAATCGGCTCATCGACGTTGCGGTCGGCGGTTCGCCGATCGGCCATTTATTTGAAGGAGAACGGCGCATCGATATCGTTGCCCGCTTCGCGAAGGAATATCTGAGTTCGCCCGCCGCGATAGGGCGGCTGCCGGTCTACAATACCGAGGGCATACCGATTCCTCTGGCGCAGGTCGCGCATATCGATATCGTCGATGGGCAGACGATCATTGCGCGCGGAGACGGCCGCCGCCGATTGACGGTGCGTACCGATATCGTGAACCGCGATCAGGGCGGTTTTGTGGCGGAAGCCAAAAATCTTTTCGCGAAAGAAATCACCGTTCCGAGCGGTTACCGGGCGGCTTGGCTGGGCATGTTCGAAAATCTGGAACGCGCCGCGCAACATTTCACCATTCTGGTGCCGATGAGCATCGGCGTGATCTTCATGTTGCTGCTGGCGACTTTCGGTTCGCTGCGCGCGGCGCTGATCCTGCTGTTCGCGATCCCTTTTGCGTTTGTCGGCGGCGTAGCGGCGCTGTATCTGCGCGACATGCATTTGAACGTGTCTTCGGGGGTCGGATTCGCGGCGGTTTTCGGCGTGTCGATCATGAATGGGGTGCTGATCGTCCGTACGATCACCGAATTGCGCATGAACGGTGCCGCGCTCGAAGCCGCGATCATTCAGGGCTCGGTGCGTTGCGTCCGGCCGATTCTGATTGCCTCGCTGGTCGCGATTCTGGGGCTGGTGCCCGCCTCGCTGGCGACCGGCCTGGGGTCGGATGTCCAGCGGCCTTTGGCGACCGTCATTGTGTGGGGACTGTTCAGCGCCACGGTGATGACCGTGCTGCTGGTGCCGGTGCTCTATCGCTTGTTCGAGCCGCCGATCAATTTGCCGACAAAGGAAGAGCTCGAATTGGATAAGGACTGA
- a CDS encoding hemolysin family protein: MMDIALIVILILINGLFAMSEMALVSSGKARLQKLADEHRPGAQAALKLHQEPSRFLSTVQVGITSVGILSGAVGEGALAEPLAVQFRQVAYLAPYAENLALAATVVSITYFSVVVGELVPKRLALLRPESIARVMAGPMNGLALVAAPLVWLLSASSNVLLRMIGAHKPRKVTVTNEEIKILMDIGSEAGVFHDQEGQLVSNVLKLDEQRVGAIMTPRKDIFIVDLEDDERAVKRLIADCPYAKAVVCRGGVENILGILHRSDLLKILMDGGEFDVGPVLRAPLYVPDSLMLPELLEFFREMHDEFALIVNEYGELEGLVTLSDVLKAIVGDLPSPEAEFDPDIVRRDDGSWLVDGSVSIVRLKSAIGMTGPFPGEAVTAFNTVGGFILFYLEKIPHVADHFVYDGWYFEVVDVDGTRIDKVLVANEKADLKNKRPAQ; this comes from the coding sequence ATGATGGACATTGCGCTTATTGTCATTTTGATTCTGATAAACGGCCTGTTCGCCATGTCGGAAATGGCGTTGGTTTCTTCCGGCAAAGCGAGGCTGCAGAAATTGGCGGACGAGCATCGGCCCGGCGCCCAAGCCGCCTTGAAGCTTCATCAGGAACCTTCGCGGTTTTTATCGACCGTCCAGGTCGGGATCACCTCGGTAGGCATTCTGAGCGGAGCGGTAGGTGAGGGTGCACTGGCCGAGCCGCTGGCCGTCCAGTTTCGGCAAGTAGCATATCTTGCGCCTTATGCGGAAAATCTGGCTTTAGCGGCAACGGTCGTCTCGATCACTTATTTTTCGGTCGTGGTGGGCGAACTGGTGCCCAAACGCCTGGCATTGCTGCGTCCGGAAAGCATCGCCCGCGTGATGGCCGGGCCGATGAACGGCCTGGCCCTGGTCGCCGCGCCGTTGGTGTGGCTGCTGTCCGCTTCCAGCAACGTGCTGCTGCGCATGATCGGCGCCCATAAGCCCCGTAAGGTTACAGTGACCAACGAAGAAATCAAAATCCTGATGGACATCGGTTCGGAAGCGGGTGTGTTCCATGACCAGGAAGGGCAGCTGGTCTCGAATGTGCTGAAGCTCGACGAGCAGCGGGTCGGCGCCATCATGACGCCACGCAAGGATATTTTTATCGTCGATCTGGAGGATGACGAGCGGGCGGTCAAACGCCTGATTGCCGACTGTCCTTATGCGAAGGCCGTGGTCTGCCGTGGCGGCGTTGAAAACATATTGGGCATTCTGCACCGCAGCGATTTGTTGAAAATCCTGATGGACGGGGGCGAATTCGATGTTGGGCCTGTGCTGCGCGCGCCCCTGTATGTGCCGGATTCGTTGATGCTGCCCGAGCTTCTGGAGTTTTTCAGGGAAATGCACGACGAGTTTGCGCTGATCGTGAATGAATACGGCGAACTGGAAGGTCTGGTTACCTTGAGCGATGTATTGAAAGCGATCGTGGGCGATTTGCCGAGCCCGGAAGCTGAATTCGATCCCGACATCGTACGGCGCGATGACGGTTCCTGGCTGGTGGACGGCAGCGTCTCGATCGTCCGGCTGAAATCGGCGATCGGCATGACGGGGCCGTTTCCCGGCGAGGCGGTAACGGCGTTCAATACTGTCGGCGGATTCATTCTGTTCTATCTGGAAAAAATACCCCATGTGGCGGATCACTTCGTTTACGACGGCTGGTATTTCGAAGTGGTCGATGTGGACGGCACGCGAATCGACAAAGTTCTGGTTGCAAATGAGAAGGCCGATCTCAAAAACAAGAGGCCGGCTCAATAA
- a CDS encoding lytic transglycosylase domain-containing protein has translation MTDSRAMEKQERLPETETADTAGAKPPKPARTRNPSPSAPRRKGASKSPAASKSTTKKKKKTPPPGYLQRKLALLTIEVISLIGVAISAIIVLLGYSAAHFTGTGFFANLLPFAFGILLLVLLAAFFLLGWWRLRQSLHQKAEILAPAVAAGLAVVIGWISVQDNFALAYRHFRTLVGGKVEAGRVTLAHQVYAAYRRYGTKAMQKMLDRAAAFKPAIEAAAEAFDVDANILHGIAAAESSFMPRDSADGGRGLFQITQVPKTIAREAAEQLEVDRLDLQNPKHNAFIAAATFKHYLNEMNGDLFLGLLAYNIGPANGGLRFIMDKYHASDFTTIQPYLQEMPRGYPVRVLSYALAFRLWREEGRLLAYEEGRNAVHIQNIGIPGLHGNFY, from the coding sequence ATGACCGACAGCCGCGCGATGGAAAAGCAGGAGCGACTTCCCGAAACGGAAACGGCCGACACGGCCGGGGCAAAGCCGCCGAAACCTGCCCGGACACGCAATCCATCGCCATCGGCACCACGCAGAAAAGGCGCCTCGAAATCGCCAGCCGCCTCAAAATCAACCACCAAAAAGAAGAAAAAAACGCCGCCTCCCGGTTATCTGCAGCGCAAGCTGGCCCTGCTTACAATCGAAGTGATCAGCCTCATCGGAGTCGCGATTTCGGCCATCATCGTGCTGCTCGGCTATTCCGCCGCGCACTTCACCGGCACCGGCTTTTTCGCCAACCTGCTGCCGTTCGCGTTCGGCATCTTGCTGCTGGTCCTGCTGGCGGCATTTTTCCTGCTCGGCTGGTGGCGGCTGCGCCAATCGCTGCATCAGAAAGCCGAGATCCTGGCGCCGGCGGTTGCCGCAGGCCTTGCCGTCGTGATCGGCTGGATCAGCGTGCAGGATAATTTCGCGCTGGCTTACAGACATTTCAGAACGCTGGTCGGCGGCAAGGTGGAAGCCGGGCGGGTGACGCTGGCGCATCAGGTCTATGCGGCATACCGGCGTTACGGCACCAAAGCGATGCAAAAAATGCTGGACCGGGCCGCGGCCTTCAAGCCCGCGATCGAGGCGGCGGCCGAAGCGTTCGACGTCGACGCGAATATCCTGCACGGAATCGCGGCTGCCGAGTCTTCGTTCATGCCGCGGGACAGCGCGGACGGCGGCCGTGGCCTGTTCCAAATCACCCAGGTGCCGAAAACGATCGCCCGCGAAGCCGCCGAGCAACTGGAGGTCGACAGACTGGATCTGCAAAACCCGAAGCACAACGCCTTCATTGCCGCCGCAACGTTCAAACACTACCTGAACGAAATGAACGGCGACCTGTTCCTGGGCCTTCTGGCCTACAACATCGGCCCGGCCAACGGCGGTTTGCGCTTCATCATGGACAAGTACCATGCTTCCGACTTCACGACCATCCAGCCCTATCTGCAGGAAATGCCGCGCGGCTATCCGGTGCGGGTATTATCCTACGCGCTGGCTTTCCGGCTCTGGCGCGAGGAAGGCAGACTGCTGGCCTACGAAGAAGGCCGCAATGCGGTTCACATTCAGAATATCGGCATACCGGGCCTGCACGGCAATTTTTATTGA
- a CDS encoding HAD family hydrolase — protein sequence MSLAIFDLDNTLIADDSDYLWGQFLVDRGIVDKDEYEQANVKFYDDYKRGTLNIVEFLQFSLRPLSLHSADRLHQWRAEFVEDVIRPLLLQPALELVGKHKKRGDTLLVITATNRFVTEPIVKLFGIENLLATTPEFKEGRYTGGFIGLPCFREGKVAYLENWLQDSNETLKNSWFYSDSHNDLPLLSRVENPVAVDPDATLKQHAESANWPIISLRNGVCPDNHLHK from the coding sequence GTGAGTTTAGCCATTTTCGATTTGGACAATACCCTGATAGCCGACGACAGCGATTACCTATGGGGGCAGTTTCTGGTGGATCGCGGCATCGTCGACAAGGACGAGTACGAGCAGGCGAACGTGAAGTTTTACGACGACTACAAACGCGGCACCTTGAATATCGTCGAATTTTTGCAATTTTCGCTGCGCCCCCTCTCTCTGCATAGCGCCGATCGACTTCATCAATGGCGGGCCGAGTTTGTCGAGGACGTCATCCGTCCGCTGCTGCTGCAGCCTGCTCTGGAACTGGTCGGCAAACATAAAAAGCGCGGCGATACGCTGCTGGTGATTACCGCCACCAACCGCTTCGTGACCGAACCGATCGTGAAGCTGTTCGGGATCGAAAACCTGCTCGCGACTACGCCCGAATTCAAGGAAGGACGTTACACCGGCGGTTTCATCGGCCTGCCCTGCTTCCGGGAGGGGAAGGTCGCCTATCTCGAAAACTGGCTGCAAGATTCGAACGAGACATTAAAAAACAGTTGGTTTTACAGCGATTCGCACAACGACCTGCCTCTCTTAAGCAGGGTCGAAAATCCGGTCGCGGTCGATCCCGACGCGACATTGAAGCAGCACGCCGAATCGGCGAACTGGCCGATCATCAGCCTGCGCAACGGCGTCTGTCCGGACAATCATTTGCATAAATGA
- a CDS encoding RNA pyrophosphohydrolase, with protein sequence MIDSKGYRPNVGIILCNDEGRVFWAKRMGMNAWQFPQGGINQDEDPETAMYRELWEETGLQQQHVQVLGRTRYWLRYKLPERYIRKNTAPICIGQKQIWFILRLLTHESNVRFDHCPKPEFDSWRWVDYWEPLKDVVYFKRKVYQRAMTELSEILAIEGLPVDMAGKTVKDRMPPARLKGSRRPRHKKAAARA encoded by the coding sequence ATGATAGACTCGAAAGGATACCGGCCCAATGTCGGGATCATCCTTTGCAATGACGAGGGTCGCGTGTTTTGGGCAAAACGGATGGGGATGAATGCCTGGCAATTTCCTCAGGGCGGTATCAATCAAGACGAAGACCCCGAAACGGCGATGTATCGTGAATTGTGGGAAGAGACCGGGCTGCAGCAGCAGCATGTTCAGGTACTTGGGCGGACACGCTATTGGTTGCGTTATAAACTGCCCGAACGTTATATCCGTAAGAATACCGCGCCGATCTGCATCGGACAAAAGCAGATCTGGTTTATTCTGCGGCTGCTCACGCATGAATCGAACGTGCGTTTCGACCATTGCCCGAAACCGGAATTCGACAGCTGGCGCTGGGTGGATTACTGGGAACCGCTGAAAGATGTCGTTTATTTCAAGCGCAAGGTTTATCAGCGGGCGATGACCGAATTGAGCGAGATTCTGGCCATCGAAGGCTTGCCCGTCGATATGGCCGGCAAAACGGTTAAGGATCGGATGCCGCCTGCCAGGCTGAAAGGCAGCCGCCGGCCGAGACATAAAAAGGCCGCCGCCAGGGCATAA
- the cpdA gene encoding 3',5'-cyclic-AMP phosphodiesterase: protein MPAHAHTLLQISDLHLLPHPGDTMYGIDTEYYFHRVLEHALAAHPDIDLILATGDLTQEPCLDSYRRIAEKLQSAGIPCICLPGNHDDPALMQSALNRGRVSCNKQTFLGNWQTIALSSLIPGKPGGRLDEQELRFLEDCLRACPDRYALIAVHHHCLKTGSLWMDTMIIDNSGEFLAVLRRYPKVRAVTCGHIHQVMDKRTDAVRVFSAPSTCFQFEPDSLAFSLDDAGPGYRIVYLYPDGSLETAVYRLPQKPAV, encoded by the coding sequence ATGCCGGCGCACGCGCATACCCTCCTGCAAATTTCCGATCTGCATCTTCTCCCGCATCCGGGAGATACGATGTACGGCATCGACACCGAATATTATTTTCACCGGGTGCTCGAACACGCGCTGGCGGCGCATCCTGACATCGACCTGATCCTGGCCACGGGCGACCTGACGCAGGAACCTTGCCTCGACAGCTACCGGCGCATCGCCGAAAAGCTGCAGAGCGCGGGAATTCCCTGCATCTGCCTGCCGGGAAACCATGATGATCCGGCGCTGATGCAAAGCGCTTTGAACAGGGGACGGGTCAGCTGCAATAAACAAACGTTTCTCGGCAATTGGCAGACCATTGCCTTGAGCAGCCTGATTCCGGGTAAACCGGGCGGACGGCTCGATGAACAGGAATTGCGGTTTCTGGAAGACTGCTTGCGCGCTTGTCCGGACCGGTATGCGCTGATTGCGGTGCACCATCACTGCCTGAAAACCGGCAGCCTTTGGATGGATACGATGATCATCGACAACAGCGGGGAATTTCTTGCGGTACTGCGCCGTTACCCGAAGGTCAGGGCGGTCACCTGCGGCCATATTCATCAGGTGATGGACAAGCGGACCGATGCGGTACGCGTATTCAGCGCGCCTTCGACCTGCTTTCAGTTCGAACCCGATAGCCTCGCTTTCAGCCTTGACGACGCCGGGCCCGGTTATCGGATCGTTTATCTTTACCCCGATGGCAGCCTGGAAACCGCCGTTTACCGCCTGCCCCAAAAACCGGCGGTTTAG
- the argA gene encoding amino-acid N-acetyltransferase → MLPNQSFVNWFRDSSPYIHAHRNKTFVINFGGEALLDPDFDHLVHDFALLKSLGIRLVLVHGIRPQIDERLKKLDAPALFHNNLRITSELALQCVKEAAGTARVEIEALLSLGLANTPMAGYGLRVASGNFVTAKPIGVIGGVDYGHTGEVRRIDGAAIERQLDQDAVVLISPIGYSPSGEVFNLSAEQVATQVAIALRAEKLILLTEQSFCDPGSGQQILQMTTAEAGDFLDRHPELPNIVALPLKAAIQCSNAGVGRVHLVDRRTDGALLLELFTRNGVGTLISAMPFEELRSATLNDIGGILELIKPLEQQGILAKRSREKIEMEIADYIVVERDGLIIGCTALHRDEPSRSGVIACLAVHPDYRGGSRGSRLLDHAYAKARQSGLKRIYALSTQTMHWFIERGFGQSDLASLPDSLKNLYNPQRNSKILNKKID, encoded by the coding sequence ATGCTACCTAACCAATCCTTCGTCAACTGGTTCAGAGATTCCTCGCCCTACATCCACGCGCACCGAAATAAAACCTTCGTGATCAATTTCGGCGGCGAGGCGCTGCTCGACCCGGACTTCGACCATCTGGTCCACGATTTCGCGCTGTTGAAGAGCCTCGGCATTCGGCTGGTGCTGGTGCACGGGATTCGTCCGCAGATCGACGAGCGGCTGAAGAAACTGGACGCTCCCGCGCTATTCCACAACAATCTCCGGATTACCAGCGAGCTGGCGCTGCAATGCGTGAAGGAAGCGGCCGGCACCGCACGGGTCGAGATCGAGGCGCTGTTGTCCTTGGGCCTCGCGAACACGCCGATGGCGGGATACGGGCTTCGGGTTGCTTCGGGCAATTTCGTGACCGCCAAACCGATCGGCGTGATCGGCGGCGTCGATTACGGCCATACCGGCGAAGTCCGGCGGATCGACGGCGCGGCGATCGAACGGCAGCTCGACCAGGACGCGGTCGTGCTGATCTCGCCGATCGGCTATTCGCCGAGCGGCGAGGTGTTCAACCTGTCCGCCGAACAGGTCGCCACCCAGGTCGCGATTGCCTTGAGAGCCGAAAAGCTGATCCTGTTGACCGAGCAAAGCTTTTGCGATCCCGGCAGCGGCCAGCAGATCCTGCAAATGACCACCGCCGAAGCGGGCGATTTCCTCGATCGGCATCCGGAGCTGCCGAATATTGTCGCCCTGCCGCTGAAAGCCGCGATCCAGTGTTCGAACGCGGGCGTGGGCCGCGTCCATCTGGTCGATCGGAGGACCGACGGCGCCCTGCTGCTCGAACTGTTTACCCGCAACGGTGTCGGCACGCTGATCAGTGCGATGCCGTTCGAAGAATTGCGGTCCGCAACGCTGAACGACATCGGCGGCATTCTGGAACTGATCAAGCCGCTCGAACAGCAAGGCATTCTAGCCAAACGTTCGCGCGAAAAAATCGAAATGGAAATCGCCGATTATATCGTCGTCGAACGCGATGGGCTGATCATCGGCTGCACCGCGCTGCATCGGGATGAACCGAGCCGGAGCGGCGTAATCGCCTGCCTCGCGGTCCACCCGGACTACCGGGGCGGTTCGCGAGGCAGCCGGCTGTTGGATCATGCCTATGCCAAAGCCAGGCAGTCAGGCCTGAAAAGGATCTACGCCTTGTCGACGCAAACGATGCACTGGTTCATCGAGCGGGGATTTGGCCAATCGGACCTGGCCAGCCTGCCGGATTCGCTGAAGAACCTTTATAATCCGCAGCGGAACTCCAAGATACTGAATAAAAAAATCGACTGA
- a CDS encoding TIGR04211 family SH3 domain-containing protein gives MKRLLIASLLVVGAVHAAEPNKTVYVTDTHIIALRSEESNKGALVRSLETGTPLTVLEVSKKSGYSRVRLEDGTEGYILTRNTMKEPPSRTQLESATRESAALKSENAALKLELIKLKQFLTPGTTLEQSLAKERDKLIHELSELKKTSADAIRIKAERDNYEERYVQIEKEAKQLERENAALKDRSEQDWFLYGGMVASIGMILGFVLPKLSWRRKSSNWDTFY, from the coding sequence GTGAAACGCCTACTCATCGCTTCCCTGCTGGTCGTCGGCGCCGTCCATGCGGCAGAGCCGAACAAGACGGTCTATGTGACCGACACCCACATCATCGCCTTGCGCAGCGAAGAAAGCAACAAAGGCGCCCTGGTGCGCTCGCTTGAAACCGGCACCCCCCTGACCGTGCTGGAAGTCAGCAAGAAAAGCGGCTATTCCCGCGTCCGGCTGGAAGACGGCACCGAGGGTTATATTCTGACCCGCAACACAATGAAAGAACCGCCCAGCCGGACGCAGTTGGAATCGGCCACCCGTGAAAGCGCCGCGCTGAAATCCGAAAATGCGGCGCTGAAACTCGAACTGATCAAGCTGAAACAATTCCTGACGCCCGGCACGACGCTCGAACAATCCCTGGCCAAGGAACGCGATAAATTGATCCATGAACTCAGCGAGCTGAAAAAAACGTCGGCCGATGCGATCCGGATCAAAGCCGAACGCGACAATTATGAGGAACGCTACGTACAGATCGAAAAAGAAGCCAAGCAGCTGGAACGCGAAAATGCGGCACTCAAGGACCGCTCGGAGCAGGACTGGTTTCTCTATGGCGGCATGGTCGCCTCGATCGGGATGATCCTGGGATTCGTGCTGCCGAAGCTGAGCTGGCGGCGCAAATCGAGCAATTGGGATACTTTTTATTAA